A single window of Candidatus Binatia bacterium DNA harbors:
- a CDS encoding tRNA-uridine aminocarboxypropyltransferase → MACYQCFKPQVTCICASIEPVANQTGIIILQHPRERFHAIGSVRIAQLALAKIHVEPCTPWADGSGLRAQLPALTALLYPAAGARELTTLPIEERPRHLVILDGTWFHAKKIYDAHQWLRDLPHVSLTPSEPSRYRVRRQPKERCLATVEAIVCALRFLEPQTRGLDGLLRSFAAMVDQQAAYTTAATRRAR, encoded by the coding sequence GTGGCTTGTTATCAGTGCTTCAAGCCACAGGTCACGTGCATCTGCGCTTCGATCGAGCCAGTCGCGAACCAGACCGGCATCATCATCCTCCAGCACCCGCGCGAACGCTTCCATGCCATCGGCTCGGTGCGCATCGCGCAGTTGGCGCTAGCCAAGATTCACGTCGAACCATGCACGCCGTGGGCGGACGGCTCCGGCTTGCGCGCGCAGCTACCAGCACTGACGGCGTTGCTGTATCCGGCGGCCGGCGCGCGCGAGCTGACGACATTGCCCATCGAGGAGCGGCCGCGGCATCTGGTGATCCTCGACGGCACGTGGTTTCACGCCAAGAAGATCTACGACGCGCATCAGTGGCTGCGCGACCTGCCGCATGTGAGCCTGACGCCGAGCGAACCCAGCCGCTACCGCGTCCGTCGTCAGCCCAAGGAGCGCTGCCTCGCGACGGTCGAAGCGATCGTGTGCGCGCTGCGTTTCCTCGAGCCGCAGACTCGCGGTCTTGACGGTCTTCTCCGCAGTTTTGCGGCGATGGTCGACCAGCAAGCTGCGTACACTACCGCCGCGACGCGGCGCGCGAGGTGA